CGTCAGCCAGAAGTTAAAGAAGAAAAACCAGAATTCGATCCGATCCTGCTGCGCCCTGTTGACGATCTGGAATTGACTGTCCGCTCTGCTAACTGCCTGAAGGCAGAAGCTATCCACTACATCGGTGATCTGGTACAGCGTACCGAGGTTGAGCTACTCAAAACGCCTAACTTGGGTAAAAAATCTCTTACTGAGATTAAAGACGTACTGGCTTCCCGCGGCTTATCTCTGGGCATGCGCCTGGAAAATTGGCCACCGGCAAGCATTGCTGATGAGTAACCAGATCACAGGTTAAGGTTTTACTGAGAAGGATAAGGTCATGCGCCATCGTAAGAGTGGTCGTCAACTGAACCGTAACAGCAGCCATCGTCAGGCTATGTTCCGTAACATGGCTAGTTCTTTGGTTCGTCATGAGATTATCAAGACGACCCTGCCGAAAGCAAAAGAGCTGCGCCGTGTTGTTGAACCGCTGATTACTCTTGCCAAGACCGACAGTGTTGCTAATCGTCGTCTGGCATTCGCCCGTACTCGTGATAACGAGATCGTGGCAAAACTGTTTAATGAACTGGGCCCGCGTTTCGCGAGCCGTGCTGGTGGTTACACACGTATTCTTAAGTGCGGCTTCCGTGCAGGCGACAATGCGCCGATGGCATACATCGAGCTCGTTGATCGTTCAGCTTCTCCGACAGAAGAAGTCGCTACCGCAGAGTAATCTGTAATAGCATAAAAAAACCGGGGAAACCCGGTTTTTTTATGTCTGAAATAAGCTTAATCTGTGAAGCTAGATCTGGCCGTATAGAGGTTGTGTAATGTGGTTGATTGATGAGCTGGTTGAACGCCATATTGCTCGTGCTAAACAGGATGGTGCCTTTGATAACCTTCCCGGTTATGGACGTCCGTTGGTTTTGGATGATGATAGTCGTGTTCCTCAAGAGCTCAGAGTGGCTTATCGCTTGCTCAAGAATGCCGGGTGTCTTCCGGTTGAACTGCAAGAACGTAAAGAGGCATTAGCGTTAGCCGATATGCTGGAAAGTATTTCTCAAGAGGCGCCAGGATATCAAGAAATGTCGCAGCGTTTACGTATGCTTGAATTGAGGTTACGGCAAAAGGGCATCAATACAGATTTTTTGCACGGTAAATATGGATCATCGCTGAAAAAAAGATTTTAAGTGACATAATGAATTATCAATTCTGACTGTTTTAATCCAAGGTTATTCACTATACCCACCATGCCCTATTTCTATTATTCTAATTTTGAGGAGTAATTATGACTACCTATTGTCATAAACGAGGAAAGATCCATGATAATGCTATCGAAGCTTTACTGTATGACCCAATGTTTCGCCAAAGAGTGGAAGTTAATGTTAAAGGTAAGGGCAGTTATCGCAGAAAAGATAAACATGCCAAGATGGGAAACTGGGAGTCCAGCGGTAAGAAATCGAATGATTATTTACCGCTGGTTTTTTTGTTTTCTGATGGTTTTACTACAGGCCTGGATATGAATATGAGCGCGTCGTTGCACCACGACGTATTCTA
This is a stretch of genomic DNA from Brenneria rubrifaciens. It encodes these proteins:
- a CDS encoding DUF1992 domain-containing protein gives rise to the protein MWLIDELVERHIARAKQDGAFDNLPGYGRPLVLDDDSRVPQELRVAYRLLKNAGCLPVELQERKEALALADMLESISQEAPGYQEMSQRLRMLELRLRQKGINTDFLHGKYGSSLKKRF
- the rplQ gene encoding 50S ribosomal protein L17 produces the protein MRHRKSGRQLNRNSSHRQAMFRNMASSLVRHEIIKTTLPKAKELRRVVEPLITLAKTDSVANRRLAFARTRDNEIVAKLFNELGPRFASRAGGYTRILKCGFRAGDNAPMAYIELVDRSASPTEEVATAE